One Pseudomonas abieticivorans genomic region harbors:
- a CDS encoding molybdopterin-synthase adenylyltransferase MoeB has protein sequence MLSDQELLRYSRQVLLSQIDIDGQLRLKNSRALIVGLGGLGSPVALYLAAAGVGELHLADFDTVDLTNLQRQVLHDSTTVGLSKVDSALQRLGAINPEVTLVAHRAALDEDSLAAAVAAVDLVLDCSDNFGTREAVNAACVAAGKPLVSGAAIRLEGQLSVFDPRRPESPCYHCLYGHGSEAELTCSEAGVVGPLVGLVGSLQALEALKLLAQFGEPLVGRLLLIDALGTRFRELRVKRDPGCAVCGSAHG, from the coding sequence GTGCTGAGCGATCAGGAGCTGCTGCGCTACAGCCGCCAGGTGTTGCTGTCGCAAATCGACATCGACGGACAGTTACGCCTGAAAAACAGCCGCGCGCTGATCGTCGGCCTGGGCGGCCTTGGCTCGCCGGTGGCGTTGTACCTGGCAGCGGCCGGCGTGGGCGAGTTGCACCTGGCCGACTTCGATACGGTCGACCTGACCAACCTGCAACGCCAGGTGCTGCATGACTCCACTACCGTCGGCCTGAGCAAGGTTGACTCGGCGCTCCAGCGCCTGGGCGCGATCAATCCCGAGGTCACCTTGGTGGCCCACCGCGCGGCGTTGGACGAAGACTCATTGGCGGCGGCTGTGGCGGCGGTCGACCTGGTGCTGGACTGCTCAGACAACTTCGGCACCCGTGAGGCAGTCAATGCTGCCTGCGTGGCGGCCGGCAAACCTTTGGTCAGCGGCGCGGCGATTCGCCTCGAAGGCCAACTGTCGGTATTCGACCCGCGCCGCCCGGAAAGCCCCTGCTACCACTGCCTGTATGGGCATGGCAGCGAAGCCGAGCTGACCTGCAGCGAAGCTGGCGTGGTGGGCCCATTGGTGGGCCTGGTGGGTAGCCTGCAAGCCTTGGAAGCGCTGAAACTGCTGGCCCAATTCGGCGAACCGTTGGTGGGCCGCCTGCTGCTGATCGACGCCCTGGGCACGCGCTTTCGCGAGCTGCGGGTCAAGCGCGACCCGGGCTGCGCGGTGTGTGGCAGTGCCCATGGCTGA
- the lolB gene encoding lipoprotein insertase outer membrane protein LolB yields MFLRHCITFCLVALLAGCAGFGGREAVEGTGNPQQWNAHKAQLSQLDGWQIDGKVGIRAPKDSGSGTLFWLQRQDYYDIRLSGPLGRGAARLTGRPGHVTLEVANQGRYEAESPETLLQDQLGWKLPVSHLVWWVRGLPAPDSKSRLTLDGDSRLANLEQDGWQVEYLSYAQQNGYWLPDRIKLHGKDLDVTLVVKTWQPRQLGQ; encoded by the coding sequence ATGTTTTTGCGCCACTGCATCACTTTCTGCCTGGTTGCCCTGCTGGCCGGTTGCGCCGGCTTCGGCGGCCGTGAAGCCGTCGAAGGCACCGGTAACCCGCAACAATGGAACGCCCACAAGGCCCAGCTCAGCCAGCTCGACGGCTGGCAGATCGACGGCAAGGTGGGTATCCGCGCGCCCAAGGACTCGGGCAGTGGCACGCTGTTCTGGCTGCAGCGCCAGGATTACTACGATATTCGCCTGTCCGGCCCGCTGGGTCGCGGCGCCGCCCGCCTGACCGGGCGCCCTGGCCACGTCACCCTGGAAGTCGCCAACCAGGGCCGCTACGAGGCAGAGAGCCCAGAGACCCTGCTGCAAGATCAGTTGGGCTGGAAGCTGCCCGTTTCGCACCTGGTGTGGTGGGTGCGCGGGCTGCCAGCCCCCGACAGCAAGAGCCGCCTGACCCTGGACGGCGACAGCCGCCTGGCCAACCTGGAACAGGATGGCTGGCAGGTCGAATACTTGAGCTATGCCCAACAGAACGGCTATTGGCTACCCGATCGGATCAAGCTGCACGGTAAGGACCTGGACGTGACCCTGGTGGTCAAGACCTGGCAGCCGCGCCAACTGGGGCAATGA
- the prfA gene encoding peptide chain release factor 1, translating to MKASLLNKLDMIQDRFEELTALLGDAEVISEQTRFRTYSREYAELEPIVATYKEWRKVQADLEGAQALLKDSDPDMREMAAEEVREGKEQTVELESRLQRMLLPKDPNDGRNVFLEIRAGTGGDEAAIFSGDLFRMYSRYAERRGWRVEILSENEGEHGGYKEVIARVEGDNVYAKLKFESGAHRVQRVPETESQGRIHTSACTVAVLPEPDEQVAIEINPADLRVDTYRSSGAGGQHVNKTDSAIRITHLPTGIVVECQEERSQHKNRARAMSWLSAKLNDMQTSAAANAIASERKLLVGSGDRSERIRTYNFPQGRVTDHRVNLTLYSLDEILAGSVDSVIEPLLAEYQADQLAALGE from the coding sequence ATGAAAGCGTCACTGCTCAATAAACTGGACATGATCCAGGACCGCTTCGAGGAATTGACCGCCCTGCTGGGCGATGCCGAGGTCATTTCCGAGCAAACCCGTTTCCGCACCTATTCGCGCGAATACGCGGAGCTGGAGCCCATCGTCGCCACCTATAAAGAGTGGCGCAAGGTGCAGGCTGACCTGGAGGGCGCCCAGGCGCTGCTCAAGGACAGCGACCCGGACATGCGCGAAATGGCGGCCGAGGAAGTGCGCGAAGGCAAGGAGCAGACCGTCGAACTGGAAAGCCGCTTGCAGCGCATGTTGCTGCCCAAGGACCCCAACGACGGCCGCAATGTGTTCCTGGAGATCCGTGCGGGCACCGGCGGCGACGAGGCGGCGATCTTTTCCGGCGATCTGTTTCGCATGTATTCGCGCTATGCCGAGCGCCGTGGCTGGCGCGTCGAAATCCTCTCGGAGAACGAGGGTGAGCATGGCGGCTACAAGGAGGTCATTGCCCGCGTCGAAGGCGATAACGTCTACGCCAAGCTGAAGTTCGAGTCCGGTGCCCACCGCGTACAGCGCGTGCCGGAAACCGAATCCCAGGGCCGCATCCACACCTCGGCCTGCACCGTGGCGGTATTGCCCGAGCCAGACGAGCAAGTGGCGATCGAGATCAACCCGGCCGACCTGCGCGTGGACACCTACCGCTCCTCGGGTGCCGGTGGCCAGCACGTGAACAAGACCGACTCGGCGATTCGCATCACCCACTTGCCCACCGGCATCGTGGTGGAGTGCCAGGAGGAACGCTCGCAGCACAAGAACCGTGCCCGCGCGATGTCCTGGCTGTCAGCCAAGCTCAATGACATGCAAACCAGCGCTGCGGCCAATGCCATCGCCAGCGAGCGCAAGCTGCTGGTGGGTTCCGGTGATCGCTCCGAACGTATCCGCACCTATAACTTCCCCCAGGGCCGAGTGACCGACCATCGCGTCAACCTGACCCTGTATTCGCTGGACGAAATCCTTGCGGGCAGCGTCGACTCGGTGATCGAGCCGTTGCTGGCCGAGTATCAGGCAGACCAACTTGCGGCATTGGGTGAGTAA
- the hemA gene encoding glutamyl-tRNA reductase, which translates to MAFLALGINHKTASVDVRERVAFTPEQLVDALQQLCRLTDSREAAILSTCNRSELYIEQDSLAADEVLRWLADYHQLNVDELRASAYVHQDDAAVRHMMRVASGLDSLVLGEPQILGQMKSAYAVAREAGTIGPLLGRLFQATFSAAKQVRTDTAIGENPVSVAFAAVSLAKQIFSDLQRSTALLIGAGETITLVARHLHEQGVKRIVVANRTLERASLLAAQFGAHAVLLSDIPQELVNSDIVISSTASQLPILGKGAVESALKLRKHKPIFMVDIAVPRDIEPEVGELDDVYLYSVDDLHEVVAENLKSRQGAAQAAEQMVSVGADDFMARLRELAAVDVLRAYRQQSERLRDEELQKAQRLLANGGNAEEVLLQLARGLTNKLMHAPSVQLKKLSAEGRHDALAMAQELFALGEGPTDKPPQ; encoded by the coding sequence ATGGCCTTCCTCGCCCTCGGAATCAACCATAAGACTGCCTCGGTAGACGTGCGCGAACGCGTGGCCTTTACCCCTGAGCAGCTGGTCGACGCCTTGCAGCAGCTCTGCCGCCTGACCGACAGCCGCGAAGCTGCGATCCTCTCTACCTGCAACCGTAGCGAGCTGTACATCGAACAGGACAGCCTGGCTGCCGATGAGGTATTGCGCTGGCTGGCCGATTATCACCAGCTGAACGTAGACGAATTGCGCGCCAGTGCGTACGTGCATCAGGACGACGCCGCGGTGCGGCACATGATGCGCGTGGCCTCGGGGCTGGATTCACTGGTGCTGGGCGAGCCGCAGATCCTGGGGCAAATGAAGTCCGCTTATGCCGTGGCGCGCGAGGCCGGCACCATTGGCCCGCTGCTGGGGCGGCTGTTCCAGGCTACCTTCAGCGCAGCCAAGCAAGTGCGCACCGACACGGCCATCGGCGAAAACCCGGTGTCGGTGGCCTTCGCCGCCGTGAGCCTGGCCAAACAGATTTTCAGTGACCTGCAGCGCAGCACCGCCCTGTTGATCGGCGCCGGCGAAACCATCACCCTGGTCGCCCGCCACCTGCATGAGCAGGGCGTGAAGCGCATCGTGGTCGCCAACCGCACCCTGGAGCGCGCCAGCCTCCTGGCTGCGCAATTCGGTGCCCACGCGGTGCTGTTGTCCGACATCCCACAGGAACTGGTCAACAGCGACATCGTGATCAGTTCCACCGCCAGCCAATTGCCGATCCTGGGCAAGGGCGCGGTGGAAAGCGCCCTGAAGCTGCGCAAGCACAAACCGATTTTCATGGTCGACATCGCCGTGCCGCGCGATATCGAACCGGAAGTCGGCGAGTTGGACGACGTTTACCTTTATAGTGTCGACGACCTTCACGAAGTCGTGGCTGAAAACCTCAAGAGCCGCCAGGGCGCGGCCCAGGCTGCCGAGCAGATGGTCAGCGTGGGTGCCGATGACTTCATGGCCCGCCTGCGTGAACTGGCCGCCGTCGATGTGCTCAGGGCCTATCGCCAGCAAAGCGAACGCCTACGTGATGAAGAATTGCAAAAGGCCCAGCGCCTGCTGGCCAACGGCGGCAACGCCGAAGAGGTATTGTTGCAACTGGCCCGTGGCCTGACCAACAAGTTGATGCACGCGCCAAGCGTGCAGCTTAAAAAGCTGTCTGCCGAAGGCCGCCACGATGCGCTGGCCATGGCCCAGGAACTCTTTGCCCTCGGTGAGGGCCCCACGGATAAACCCCCGCAATGA
- the prmC gene encoding peptide chain release factor N(5)-glutamine methyltransferase, which produces MTIIASLLRGAELPDSPTARLDIELLLAAALGKSRSYLHTWPERIVTSEAAATFSDYLGRRRAGEPVAYILGQQGFWKLDLEVAPHTLIPRPETELLVETALELLPVDTAQVLDLGTGTGAIALALASERPYWQVTAVDRIEEAVALAERNRQRLHLDNARVLASHWFDALQGERYQLIISNPPYIADADPHLAAGDVRFEPASALVAGKDGLDDLRLIIAQAPQHLTPGGWLLLEHGFDQAFAVRELLAKHDFEQIESRDDLSGHERISLGRLSC; this is translated from the coding sequence ATGACGATTATTGCCAGCCTGCTCCGTGGCGCCGAGCTTCCCGACTCGCCAACCGCCCGCCTGGACATCGAACTGCTGTTGGCGGCGGCCTTGGGCAAGTCGCGCAGCTATCTGCACACCTGGCCCGAGCGCATCGTAACCAGCGAAGCGGCCGCGACCTTTTCCGACTACCTGGGCCGCCGCCGCGCCGGTGAGCCGGTGGCGTACATCCTCGGCCAGCAAGGTTTCTGGAAGCTGGACCTGGAGGTGGCGCCGCACACCCTGATCCCACGGCCAGAAACCGAACTGCTGGTAGAAACCGCCCTGGAACTGTTGCCCGTGGACACCGCCCAAGTGCTGGACCTGGGCACCGGTACCGGCGCGATCGCCCTGGCATTGGCCAGCGAGCGGCCGTACTGGCAGGTCACGGCCGTGGACCGTATCGAGGAGGCCGTGGCCCTGGCCGAGCGCAACCGCCAGCGCCTGCACCTGGACAACGCCCGGGTGCTGGCCAGCCACTGGTTCGACGCGCTGCAGGGCGAGCGCTACCAACTGATCATCAGCAACCCCCCGTACATTGCCGACGCCGACCCACACTTGGCCGCCGGCGATGTGCGCTTCGAGCCGGCCAGCGCCCTGGTGGCGGGCAAGGACGGCCTGGACGACCTGCGCCTGATCATCGCCCAAGCCCCCCAGCACCTGACCCCGGGCGGCTGGCTGCTGCTGGAGCACGGCTTCGACCAGGCCTTCGCGGTGCGCGAACTGCTGGCCAAGCACGACTTCGAACAAATCGAAAGCCGTGACGACCTCAGTGGCCACGAACGCATCAGCCTGGGCCGCCTGTCGTGCTGA
- the ychF gene encoding redox-regulated ATPase YchF — translation MGFNCGIVGLPNVGKSTLFNALTKSGIAAENFPFCTIEPNSGIVPMPDPRLQALADIVKPKRILPTTMEFVDIAGLVAGASKGEGLGNKFLANIRETDAIAHVVRCFEDENVIHVSNSVDPKRDIEIIDLELIFADLDSCEKQLQKVARNAKGGDKDAVVQKGLLEQLIAHFTLGKPARSLMKNMGEDEKQVVRGFHLLTTKPVMYIANVAEDGFENNPLLDVVRAIAEEEGAIVVPVCNKIEAEIAELDDGEEKDMFLEALGLEEPGLNRVIRAGYDLLHLQTYFTAGVEEVRAWTVKVGATAPQAAGVIHTDFEKGFIRAEVIAYNDFIQYKGEAGTKEAGKWRLEGKEYIVKDGDVMHFRFNV, via the coding sequence ATGGGTTTCAATTGCGGTATCGTCGGCCTGCCCAACGTCGGCAAGTCCACCCTGTTCAACGCCTTGACCAAATCCGGTATCGCGGCAGAAAACTTCCCGTTCTGCACCATCGAGCCGAACAGCGGCATCGTGCCGATGCCCGACCCACGCTTGCAGGCGCTGGCCGATATCGTCAAGCCCAAGCGCATCCTGCCGACCACCATGGAGTTCGTCGACATCGCAGGCCTGGTGGCTGGCGCGTCGAAAGGTGAAGGCCTGGGCAACAAGTTTTTGGCCAACATCCGCGAAACCGATGCCATCGCCCACGTGGTCCGCTGCTTCGAAGACGAGAACGTGATTCACGTCTCCAACAGCGTCGACCCCAAGCGCGATATCGAGATCATCGACCTGGAACTGATCTTCGCCGACCTGGACAGCTGCGAGAAGCAACTGCAGAAAGTCGCGCGCAACGCCAAGGGCGGTGACAAGGACGCAGTCGTTCAGAAGGGCCTGTTGGAGCAATTGATTGCCCACTTCACCCTGGGCAAGCCTGCGCGCAGCCTGATGAAAAACATGGGCGAAGACGAGAAACAGGTCGTTCGTGGCTTCCACCTGCTGACCACCAAGCCTGTGATGTACATCGCCAACGTCGCCGAAGACGGTTTCGAGAACAACCCGTTGCTGGACGTGGTGCGGGCCATCGCCGAAGAAGAAGGCGCGATCGTGGTACCGGTCTGCAACAAGATCGAAGCCGAAATCGCCGAACTCGACGACGGTGAAGAGAAAGACATGTTCCTCGAAGCCCTGGGCCTCGAAGAACCAGGCCTGAACCGCGTGATCCGCGCCGGCTACGACCTGCTGCACCTGCAAACCTACTTCACCGCAGGCGTTGAAGAAGTGCGCGCCTGGACCGTGAAAGTCGGCGCCACCGCGCCACAGGCCGCTGGCGTGATCCACACCGACTTCGAAAAAGGCTTCATCCGCGCCGAAGTCATCGCCTACAACGACTTCATCCAGTACAAGGGTGAGGCGGGCACCAAGGAAGCCGGCAAATGGCGCCTTGAGG
- the ispE gene encoding 4-(cytidine 5'-diphospho)-2-C-methyl-D-erythritol kinase, with protein MALSRLTLPAPAKLNLMLHIIGRRPDGYHELETIFQFLDHGDELEFAVREDGEIRLHADIAGVPHESNLIVKAARKLKALSGTPLGADIWLKKVLPMGGGIGGGSSDAATTLLGLNCLWQAGIDVDRLASLGLALGADVPVFVRGHAAFAEGVGEKLTPVDPEEPWYLVLVPQVSVSTAEIFSDPLLTRDSDPIKVRPVPKGNSRNDCEAVVTRRYPEVLNALNLLKKFSDARLTGTGSCVFGAFPSKAEADRVSHLLADTLTGFVAKGSNVSMLHRKLQSLAQETNAGHS; from the coding sequence ATGGCCCTGTCGCGCCTGACGTTGCCGGCACCGGCCAAGCTCAACCTGATGCTGCACATCATTGGTCGCCGCCCCGACGGCTACCATGAGCTGGAAACGATCTTTCAATTTCTGGATCACGGCGACGAGCTGGAATTTGCCGTGCGCGAAGACGGCGAAATCCGCTTGCACGCCGACATTGCCGGCGTGCCTCACGAAAGCAACCTGATCGTGAAAGCTGCGCGCAAGCTCAAGGCCCTGTCCGGCACCCCGCTGGGCGCCGACATCTGGTTGAAAAAGGTCTTGCCCATGGGCGGTGGCATCGGTGGCGGCAGTTCCGATGCGGCCACCACGTTGCTGGGTTTGAACTGCCTATGGCAGGCCGGCATTGATGTCGATCGCCTGGCCAGCCTGGGCCTTGCGCTGGGGGCCGACGTGCCGGTTTTCGTGCGCGGGCATGCGGCTTTTGCAGAGGGCGTGGGCGAGAAACTCACCCCCGTAGACCCTGAAGAACCGTGGTATCTGGTGCTCGTGCCGCAAGTCTCTGTAAGTACAGCAGAAATTTTTTCAGATCCGTTGTTGACACGTGATTCAGATCCCATTAAAGTGCGCCCCGTTCCCAAGGGAAATAGTCGAAATGACTGTGAAGCGGTAGTCACAAGGCGTTATCCAGAAGTACTTAACGCTTTGAATTTGCTAAAGAAATTTAGTGATGCTAGGCTAACCGGAACTGGAAGTTGTGTGTTTGGGGCCTTCCCAAGCAAAGCGGAAGCTGATAGAGTTTCGCACCTTCTTGCAGATACCCTTACAGGGTTTGTAGCGAAAGGAAGCAACGTTTCGATGTTGCATCGCAAGCTGCAAAGTCTGGCACAGGAAACGAATGCTGGGCATTCGTAG
- the pth gene encoding aminoacyl-tRNA hydrolase produces MTAIQLIVGLGNPGQEYEQTRHNAGALFVERIAAKQGVSLVADRKYFGLVARFSHQGHDVRLLIPTTYMNRSGQAVAALANFYRIPVEAILVAHDELDLPPGVAKLKLGGGHGGHNGLRDIIAQLGNNNGFHRLRLGIGHPGVASQVSNFVLGRAPRAEQDKLDASIDFALGVLPDIFAGEWNRAMKTLHSQKA; encoded by the coding sequence GTGACCGCCATACAACTGATCGTTGGCCTGGGTAACCCCGGCCAGGAATACGAACAGACCCGGCATAACGCAGGGGCTCTTTTCGTTGAGCGTATCGCAGCCAAACAAGGCGTCAGCCTGGTTGCCGATCGCAAGTATTTCGGCTTGGTGGCGCGTTTCAGCCATCAGGGCCATGATGTTCGCCTGTTGATCCCCACCACGTACATGAACCGCAGTGGCCAGGCCGTAGCAGCCTTGGCGAATTTCTACCGCATACCGGTAGAGGCGATTCTGGTGGCCCACGACGAACTCGATTTGCCACCTGGCGTTGCCAAGCTCAAATTGGGCGGCGGCCATGGCGGGCACAACGGCTTGCGCGACATTATCGCGCAGCTGGGCAACAACAACGGCTTCCACCGTCTGCGGCTTGGCATTGGCCACCCGGGTGTAGCCAGTCAGGTGTCCAACTTCGTGCTAGGCCGCGCACCGCGTGCCGAGCAGGACAAACTGGACGCCAGTATCGATTTTGCCCTCGGCGTGCTGCCGGATATCTTCGCCGGCGAGTGGAATCGCGCGATGAAAACCCTGCACAGCCAAAAGGCCTGA
- a CDS encoding ribose-phosphate pyrophosphokinase, translated as MSKMMVFTGNANPDLARRVVRQLHIPLGDVSVGKFSDGEISTEINENVRGKDVFIIQPTCAPTNDNLMELVVMADAFRRSSASRITAVIPYFGYARQDRRPRSARVAISAKVVADMLTVVGIDRVLTVDLHADQIQGFFDIPVDNIYGSPVLVDDIEDQRFENLMIVSPDIGGVVRARAVAKSLGVDLGIIDKRREKANHSEVMHIIGDVEGRTCILVDDMVDTAGTLCHAAKALKEHGAAKVFAYCTHPVLSGKAIQNIENSVLDELVVTNTIPLSAAAQACSRIRQLDIAPVVAEAVRRISNEESISAMFR; from the coding sequence GTGTCCAAGATGATGGTCTTTACGGGGAACGCTAACCCCGATCTGGCTCGGCGTGTTGTACGTCAGCTGCATATCCCACTGGGTGATGTCTCTGTCGGTAAGTTTTCCGACGGCGAAATCAGCACTGAGATTAATGAAAACGTCCGCGGTAAAGACGTCTTTATCATTCAGCCGACTTGCGCTCCGACCAACGATAACCTGATGGAACTCGTCGTGATGGCTGATGCCTTCCGTCGCTCCTCAGCGTCCCGAATCACTGCGGTGATTCCATACTTTGGTTATGCCCGTCAGGATCGCCGTCCGCGTTCCGCACGTGTGGCTATCAGCGCGAAAGTCGTTGCTGACATGCTGACCGTGGTGGGGATCGATCGTGTTCTCACGGTTGATTTGCATGCTGACCAAATCCAGGGTTTCTTCGATATCCCAGTAGATAACATCTACGGCTCCCCAGTACTGGTGGACGATATCGAAGATCAACGCTTCGAAAACCTGATGATCGTGTCCCCGGACATCGGCGGCGTCGTGCGTGCACGTGCTGTTGCCAAGTCCCTGGGCGTTGATCTGGGTATCATCGACAAGCGCCGTGAGAAAGCCAATCACTCTGAAGTGATGCATATCATCGGTGATGTCGAAGGGCGTACCTGTATTCTGGTCGATGACATGGTCGACACCGCCGGCACCCTGTGCCACGCGGCGAAAGCCTTGAAAGAGCATGGCGCTGCCAAGGTCTTTGCCTACTGCACGCACCCTGTGCTGTCGGGCAAGGCGATCCAGAATATCGAGAATTCCGTGCTGGACGAGCTGGTGGTCACTAACACCATCCCGCTGTCCGCTGCAGCACAAGCCTGCTCGCGTATCCGTCAACTGGATATCGCGCCGGTGGTTGCCGAGGCGGTTCGCCGCATCAGCAATGAAGAATCGATCAGCGCGATGTTCCGCTAA
- a CDS encoding tetratricopeptide repeat protein: MNRSSALFLAFVMLNGCQSWSPTRHDGAAPVADSTPAPVAKPQVYKSFSEETVFNLLTAELAGQRNRFDIALDNYVAEANKTQDPGVSERAYRIAEYVGADQVALDTSLLWAKNAPTDLDAQRAAAIQLARNGRYDESMVYMEKVLQGQGDTHFDFLALSAADTDPETRKGLLQGFERLLKKYPGNGQLIFGKALLMQQDGDGKGALTLLEDNPPQDGEIAPILLRARLLQSLDRGKEAIPLLEKNIRQYPDDKRLRLTYARTLVEQNRMDDAKVQFSSLVQQYPDDDELRYSLALVCLEAKAWDEAQSYLNELVERGAHVDSAHLNLGRIAEVRNDPKTALGEYEQVGPGTDYLPAQLRLTDILVSSGKATEASKRLADARDAQPDYAIQLYLIEAETLANNNKEAQANQVLDQALKMYPDDLNLLYTRAMLAEKRDDLTQMEKDLRAIIKREPDNAMALNALGYTLSDRTTRYAEAKALIEQAHKINPDDPAVLDSLGWVNYRLGNLNEAEALLRQALQRFPDHEVAAHLGEVLWANGKQREARQVWAKALKDQPDSPILRSTVLRLTGSETL, encoded by the coding sequence ATGAATAGATCCTCCGCGTTGTTCCTCGCATTTGTCATGCTCAACGGCTGCCAGTCCTGGTCTCCGACCCGGCACGACGGGGCTGCTCCCGTTGCCGACAGCACGCCTGCGCCGGTTGCCAAGCCGCAGGTGTACAAGTCGTTCAGTGAAGAAACCGTGTTCAACTTGCTGACGGCGGAGCTGGCGGGCCAGCGCAACCGCTTCGACATTGCCCTGGATAACTACGTCGCGGAGGCCAACAAAACCCAAGACCCGGGGGTTTCCGAGCGCGCCTATCGTATTGCCGAATATGTCGGCGCCGACCAGGTAGCCCTGGATACCTCGCTGTTGTGGGCCAAAAACGCCCCGACCGACCTCGACGCCCAGCGCGCCGCCGCCATCCAGTTAGCGCGCAATGGCCGTTACGACGAGTCGATGGTCTATATGGAGAAGGTGCTCCAAGGCCAGGGCGACACGCATTTCGACTTCCTGGCGCTGTCGGCCGCCGACACCGACCCCGAAACCCGCAAGGGTTTGCTGCAAGGGTTCGAGCGCCTGCTGAAAAAATACCCGGGTAATGGCCAGCTGATTTTCGGCAAGGCCTTGCTCATGCAACAAGATGGCGACGGCAAGGGCGCGCTGACGCTTCTGGAAGACAACCCCCCGCAAGATGGCGAAATCGCCCCGATCCTGTTGCGCGCGCGTCTGCTGCAAAGCCTGGATCGCGGCAAGGAAGCCATCCCGCTGCTGGAAAAGAACATTCGCCAGTACCCGGATGACAAGCGCCTGCGCCTGACCTACGCCCGCACCCTGGTCGAGCAGAACCGCATGGACGACGCCAAGGTGCAGTTCTCAAGCCTGGTGCAGCAGTACCCGGACGACGACGAGCTGCGCTACTCGCTGGCCCTGGTGTGCCTGGAAGCCAAGGCCTGGGATGAGGCGCAGTCCTACCTCAACGAACTGGTGGAGCGGGGCGCCCATGTCGATTCGGCGCACCTGAACCTGGGCCGCATCGCCGAAGTGCGCAACGACCCGAAAACCGCCTTGGGCGAGTACGAACAAGTGGGGCCGGGCACCGACTACCTGCCGGCGCAACTGCGCCTGACCGACATCCTGGTGTCCAGCGGCAAGGCCACCGAGGCCTCCAAGCGCCTGGCCGACGCTCGTGATGCCCAGCCTGACTACGCCATTCAGCTGTACTTGATCGAGGCCGAGACGCTGGCCAACAACAACAAGGAGGCGCAGGCCAACCAGGTGCTGGACCAGGCGTTGAAGATGTACCCCGACGACCTGAACCTGCTGTACACCCGCGCCATGCTCGCCGAAAAGCGCGATGACCTGACGCAAATGGAAAAAGACCTGCGCGCCATCATCAAACGCGAGCCCGACAACGCCATGGCCCTCAACGCCCTGGGCTACACCTTGTCGGACCGCACCACGCGCTACGCAGAGGCCAAGGCACTGATCGAACAGGCGCACAAGATCAACCCGGACGACCCGGCCGTGCTCGACAGCCTGGGCTGGGTGAACTACCGCCTGGGCAACCTCAACGAGGCCGAAGCCTTGCTGCGTCAAGCGTTGCAACGCTTCCCCGATCACGAAGTCGCCGCCCACCTGGGCGAGGTGCTGTGGGCCAATGGCAAGCAGCGTGAAGCCAGGCAGGTGTGGGCCAAGGCCCTGAAAGATCAACCCGATAGCCCTATTTTGCGCAGCACCGTGTTGCGCTTGACCGGATCAGAGACTCTTTAA
- a CDS encoding 50S ribosomal protein L25/general stress protein Ctc: protein MNDFTLNAELRSDLGKGASRRLRRLASLVPAVVYGGEKAPESISMLAKEVAKLLENDAAYSHIIELNVGGTKQNVIIKALQRHPAKGHVLHADFVRVVAGQKLTAIVPVHFVGEAAPIKKGGEVSHVTSELEVSCLPKDLPEFIEVDLANAEIGSIIHLSDLKAPKGVEFVALAHGNDLAVANVHAPRVAPEAEEGAAE from the coding sequence ATGAACGATTTTACTCTGAATGCTGAACTGCGTTCCGACCTGGGGAAAGGTGCGAGCCGCCGCCTGCGTCGTCTCGCAAGCCTGGTTCCAGCTGTAGTTTACGGTGGCGAAAAAGCCCCTGAATCCATCAGCATGCTGGCTAAAGAAGTTGCCAAACTGCTCGAAAACGACGCGGCCTACAGCCACATCATCGAGCTGAACGTTGGTGGCACCAAGCAGAACGTCATCATCAAGGCTCTGCAGCGCCACCCGGCCAAAGGCCACGTGCTGCACGCTGACTTCGTACGCGTCGTAGCCGGCCAGAAACTGACCGCTATCGTGCCTGTGCACTTCGTCGGCGAAGCTGCTCCGATCAAGAAAGGCGGCGAAGTTTCGCACGTTACTTCCGAGCTCGAAGTTTCTTGCCTGCCAAAAGACCTGCCTGAATTCATCGAAGTCGACCTGGCTAACGCCGAAATCGGTTCGATCATTCACCTGTCTGACCTCAAAGCCCCTAAAGGCGTTGAGTTCGTTGCACTGGCTCACGGTAACGACCTGGCTGTTGCCAACGTTCACGCGCCACGTGTAGCACCAGAAGCTGAAGAAGGCGCTGCAGAGTAA